The following nucleotide sequence is from bacterium.
ACCAACATCAAAGGCCGCCTTTCCACCTTGGCCCTGCCACAGATAGCCGGTTCCGCCGACCCTTGGTAGTTTACAATCAATACCTCATCGCCTGACTTCAGTTCGGAAAGATACCTTGTCTTTCCCTCGGGCGTTAAGGTGTAGGCATGGACCCCACCGGCATTTACCCTGAATGGCCTTGGCTCAACATAAGGATTGGAAATCGATTCAGAGTGGACCAGAAACATCGCTGAACTGCTGTTACCCACCAGAATCCCTTCCCCTTCCGTCATATGGGTGCAAGTATCAATACAGACCCGATCGCCCATTCCCAGTGGTTTTATCTTGCTTATCCTGGCTTTGGATAGGCTGATCTGGTGGGAACTTTGGACTATCTTCATGCATTCCTTTATCTCATTAGGGTCTGAGGTGGAAAGGAGTATACCATCAACGCCTTTCTCCAATATCTGAAGGGCGGTCCTGGCCTCATCTGCCTCTTTAACCTCTACGATTAGCCCCTCTGTCTGGGCGATGAGATTCTCCAGGGGAATTATGGTCCAGTCCTTCATTCTGAGGATAAGGGTCTTAGATTTTGACAGTCTCAGGGCCTCTTCTTCATCCTCCTTGCTATTTATCTCAAACTCAATGACCTCTTCCCCTAACTTTATATCTCCATCACCGGCAATAGTCTTTATAATTCCCAACCCTTTTACTTTCTCGGTATAACCATCCGGGACCATAACCGCCTCTGCCCCACTTTCAAGGGCACAGGTGACTATCTCTTTTTTCCAAGGGACAACCTTTACCCATACCTTCTTGAGTTTCGAGTTCATGGCCTTTCCTCCTCAACTTCCGTCTTCTGATCTCCTCGTAGTTACTCAAAACCTAACCGTTCAGCCACAAAGCCATTAAGCCATGAAGAGAATGACAGAATAGCACACGGATGACACAGATTTTGGCGGATTCTCACG
It contains:
- a CDS encoding 3-dehydroquinate synthase II, giving the protein MNSKLKKVWVKVVPWKKEIVTCALESGAEAVMVPDGYTEKVKGLGIIKTIAGDGDIKLGEEVIEFEINSKEDEEEALRLSKSKTLILRMKDWTIIPLENLIAQTEGLIVEVKEADEARTALQILEKGVDGILLSTSDPNEIKECMKIVQSSHQISLSKARISKIKPLGMGDRVCIDTCTHMTEGEGILVGNSSSAMFLVHSESISNPYVEPRPFRVNAGGVHAYTLTPEGKTRYLSELKSGDEVLIVNYQGSAEPAICGRAKVERRPLMLVEAETQGKTVSLILQNAETIRLTSPEGKAVSIVELKEGDEVLTYTEEAGRHFGIKIKETIVEK